From Selenomonas sp. AB3002, one genomic window encodes:
- a CDS encoding biotin transporter BioY, translating to MESTKKITMVAMCVAFCCISAYITFPLPFTPGMVTAVTLAFGVTAFVLPPKETALAICLYLALGAIGIPVLPGGTAGLGRILGPTGGFYLAWPVAYYLVSLLKGRDISFKRYAVMNIVIGIPLTYLGGLISMMMLMDVDLMAGLAMAVLPFIPGDIMKSLGAAFLGVKVNKMLAKQGGYTVSVNRN from the coding sequence ATGGAATCTACGAAGAAGATAACTATGGTGGCCATGTGCGTGGCCTTTTGCTGCATTTCAGCTTATATCACGTTTCCGCTGCCTTTCACGCCGGGAATGGTTACAGCGGTGACTCTGGCCTTCGGTGTCACCGCTTTCGTGCTGCCGCCCAAGGAAACGGCTCTGGCCATCTGCCTCTATCTGGCCCTGGGTGCCATAGGCATACCGGTCCTGCCGGGAGGAACGGCAGGGCTGGGCAGGATCTTGGGGCCCACGGGAGGTTTTTATCTGGCCTGGCCTGTGGCTTATTATCTGGTGAGCCTGCTGAAGGGCAGGGACATCAGCTTCAAGCGCTACGCTGTGATGAATATCGTCATAGGCATTCCCCTCACCTACCTTGGCGGCCTCATATCCATGATGATGCTGATGGATGTTGATCTCATGGCCGGTCTGGCCATGGCAGTGCTGCCCTTTATTCCTGGGGACATAATGAAGTCTCTGGGGGCAGCTTTTTTAGGCGTGAAAGTCAACAAGATGTTGGCAAAGCAGGGCGGTTATACTGTTTCTGTGAATAGGAATTGA
- the folK gene encoding 2-amino-4-hydroxy-6-hydroxymethyldihydropteridine diphosphokinase has product MRKACLSLGANLGERGETIREALRRLALAEGTELLKVAPFYETAPWGKTDQPGFINTCAEVRTELEPLQFLHLCQRIERNLGRVRHEHWGARTIDIDMLCMEGVESCTEELCLPHPYLTERAFVLVPLADIASELVIKGRFVGEWLKLLPREGQEVFPAAECSDPFPLKLIACIDEERGLGREGRLLVSLPEDMARFRQLTMGGVLIMGRKTMESLPGPLPGRRNLVLSRSLTGAAREGFELTGGLEDLWHRLGELQLQGEKEFWCIGGAEVYQLLLPYTGEAYITRVKGTYGADAFLPVLEGFALKEQATGEGCLFERYVREKYIR; this is encoded by the coding sequence ATGAGGAAGGCCTGCTTGAGCCTGGGGGCTAATCTGGGAGAGCGGGGCGAGACTATCCGTGAGGCCCTGCGCCGGCTGGCTTTGGCGGAAGGAACGGAACTCCTGAAAGTTGCGCCCTTTTACGAAACTGCTCCCTGGGGCAAGACTGACCAACCTGGCTTTATCAATACCTGCGCGGAAGTTCGTACAGAACTGGAGCCGCTGCAGTTCCTGCATCTTTGCCAAAGGATAGAGAGGAACCTGGGACGGGTGCGCCATGAGCATTGGGGAGCCCGCACCATAGACATAGATATGCTCTGCATGGAGGGCGTGGAGTCCTGCACTGAGGAATTGTGCCTGCCGCATCCTTATCTGACAGAGCGGGCCTTTGTGCTGGTGCCCCTGGCAGATATCGCTTCTGAACTGGTGATCAAGGGGCGTTTCGTGGGGGAATGGCTGAAGCTTCTTCCCAGGGAAGGTCAGGAAGTTTTTCCCGCGGCAGAGTGCTCTGATCCCTTTCCCTTGAAGCTTATTGCCTGCATTGATGAAGAGCGGGGCCTGGGCCGGGAGGGCAGGCTTCTTGTCAGCCTGCCTGAAGATATGGCCCGCTTCCGCCAGCTGACCATGGGGGGCGTGCTCATCATGGGCAGGAAGACCATGGAGTCACTGCCGGGGCCTTTGCCAGGCAGGAGGAATCTTGTGCTGTCCCGTTCTTTGACGGGAGCGGCCAGGGAAGGCTTTGAACTGACAGGAGGCCTTGAAGACCTTTGGCATCGCCTTGGGGAATTGCAGCTGCAGGGGGAGAAGGAGTTCTGGTGCATAGGCGGGGCGGAGGTTTACCAACTCTTGCTGCCATACACGGGAGAAGCTTATATAACCAGAGTGAAGGGAACTTATGGAGCAGATGCCTTCCTGCCGGTCCTGGAGGGCTTTGCCCTGAAGGAGCAGGCGACAGGGGAAGGCTGTCTCTTTGAGCGTTACGTCAGAGAAAAGTATATACGGTAA
- the folB gene encoding dihydroneopterin aldolase: MDKIVLTGMEFIGYHGCLPEERQTGQPFIVDAAMYLSLQEAGQSDDLSKTVNYAEVFAKVQEIVEGEPMNLIETVAERIAAAILQDFSLVEKVEITLHKPEAPIKGLFKDAAVSIERSRA, translated from the coding sequence ATGGATAAGATTGTGCTGACGGGGATGGAATTCATTGGCTATCACGGCTGCCTGCCGGAGGAACGGCAGACGGGACAGCCCTTTATCGTGGATGCGGCGATGTACCTTTCCCTGCAGGAGGCGGGGCAAAGCGATGATTTGTCCAAGACTGTGAACTATGCCGAGGTCTTTGCCAAAGTGCAGGAAATCGTGGAGGGAGAGCCGATGAATCTCATCGAGACGGTGGCAGAGCGCATTGCTGCCGCTATCCTGCAGGATTTTTCCCTGGTGGAAAAGGTGGAGATCACCCTGCACAAGCCGGAAGCTCCCATCAAGGGCCTCTTCAAGGATGCGGCAGTGTCCATTGAAAGGTCACGGGCATGA
- the folP gene encoding dihydropteroate synthase, with protein MKRRTLVERHYDLRKGKKLELGKRTLIMGILNVTPDSFSDGGRWVEIEEALAHARQMEAEGADIIDIGAESSRPGFVPMPAEEEIARLTPYLKALSAECRLPISVDTFKAETAEAALEMGADILNDIWGLQYREEPGEMAKVAAQYQVPVIAMHNQKGTDYQAYEGDVIAAERDFFRRTIEIAEAAGLPRELLILDPGVGFGKTVEDNLMVMNRQEELTEIDGFAYPLLLGTSRKSVIGKTLDLPVDERLEGTLATSVIGALKGADIVRVHDVKENLRAIRMAEAIING; from the coding sequence ATGAAAAGAAGGACTTTGGTGGAAAGGCATTATGACCTGCGCAAGGGAAAAAAATTGGAACTAGGCAAGCGTACGCTCATCATGGGCATCCTGAACGTGACTCCCGATTCTTTTTCCGACGGGGGCAGGTGGGTGGAGATTGAGGAGGCTCTGGCCCATGCCCGGCAGATGGAGGCAGAGGGAGCGGATATCATCGACATCGGCGCCGAGTCCAGCCGTCCCGGCTTCGTGCCCATGCCTGCTGAGGAGGAGATAGCAAGGCTCACGCCTTATCTGAAGGCCCTGTCTGCCGAGTGTCGGCTGCCTATTTCCGTGGACACCTTCAAGGCGGAGACAGCTGAAGCGGCCCTGGAAATGGGGGCGGATATCCTCAATGATATCTGGGGGCTCCAGTACAGGGAAGAACCGGGAGAAATGGCCAAAGTGGCGGCTCAGTACCAGGTGCCTGTCATCGCCATGCACAACCAGAAGGGCACGGATTATCAGGCTTATGAAGGCGATGTCATAGCGGCAGAGCGTGATTTCTTCCGCCGTACCATCGAGATAGCGGAAGCTGCGGGACTTCCACGGGAGCTGTTGATTCTTGACCCCGGTGTGGGCTTTGGCAAGACGGTGGAGGATAACCTCATGGTCATGAACCGTCAGGAGGAACTGACGGAGATAGATGGTTTTGCCTATCCCTTGCTTTTGGGCACCAGCCGCAAGAGCGTGATTGGCAAGACCCTTGACCTGCCTGTGGACGAACGTTTGGAGGGAACTCTGGCCACTTCGGTGATAGGCGCCCTGAAGGGGGCGGATATTGTGCGTGTGCATGATGTGAAGGAAAATCTGCGGGCCATCAGAATGGCGGAGGCGATCATCAATGGATAA
- the folE gene encoding GTP cyclohydrolase I — translation MENNNPAAKAMENFLDNVGLDLTSLGMEKTPERVAKMYGQLFSGLGPVEQEEWGELFESDAAGLVAVRHIPFYSMCEHHLVPFFGEVDIVYQPHKGLVAGFSKFTKVVEHLSRRPQLQERFTRQIAGAVAEGVGAEGVLVTVEAQQLCMMMRGDLAPGARTVTTECTGNFLKDKGLYQQAWLLLGGEKK, via the coding sequence ATGGAAAATAATAATCCAGCAGCTAAAGCCATGGAAAATTTTTTGGATAATGTGGGCCTTGATTTGACAAGCTTGGGCATGGAAAAGACGCCGGAGCGGGTTGCCAAAATGTATGGGCAGTTGTTCAGCGGACTGGGACCGGTAGAGCAGGAAGAATGGGGGGAGCTCTTTGAGTCTGATGCCGCAGGGCTGGTGGCGGTAAGGCATATTCCCTTTTACTCCATGTGCGAGCATCATCTGGTGCCCTTCTTCGGGGAAGTGGACATTGTCTACCAGCCCCATAAGGGTTTGGTGGCAGGCTTCAGCAAGTTCACTAAAGTGGTGGAGCACCTGTCCCGCCGCCCCCAGCTGCAGGAGCGTTTCACCCGACAGATTGCCGGGGCTGTGGCCGAGGGAGTAGGCGCGGAAGGTGTGCTGGTGACAGTGGAAGCACAGCAGCTCTGCATGATGATGCGGGGTGATCTGGCACCTGGTGCACGTACTGTCACCACAGAGTGCACCGGCAACTTTCTGAAGGACAAGGGGCTTTATCAGCAGGCCTGGCTGCTGCTGGGAGGAGAGAAGAAATAG
- the tatA gene encoding twin-arginine translocase TatA/TatE family subunit, translated as MFGIGVPELILILIVGLIVFGPGKLPEAGRALGKGLREFKKASNALTQALNAEPSPSQSQPPVQNAAAQPVASQPAPAATEQAAPAQTAEAEKPAVPTYQPPTQESVREQIAASQAAAQEKIDKA; from the coding sequence ATGTTTGGTATCGGCGTACCAGAACTTATTCTTATACTGATAGTGGGACTCATAGTCTTTGGTCCCGGCAAGCTGCCGGAAGCAGGCCGCGCCCTGGGCAAGGGACTGCGTGAGTTCAAGAAGGCTTCCAATGCCCTGACCCAGGCTCTGAATGCCGAGCCATCCCCCAGTCAGAGCCAGCCCCCTGTGCAGAATGCGGCAGCTCAGCCCGTAGCTTCCCAGCCTGCCCCGGCAGCAACTGAGCAGGCTGCTCCTGCCCAGACGGCAGAGGCTGAAAAGCCGGCTGTACCTACCTATCAGCCTCCTACTCAGGAGTCCGTACGGGAGCAGATTGCCGCCAGCCAGGCAGCAGCTCAGGAGAAAATTGATAAGGCGTAG
- a CDS encoding polyprenyl synthetase family protein yields MPNAMFDVIKKDLEVLEEELLQAVSSEEELVNEVGTHLVTSGGKRLRPALCLLSARGGKEFDLKRTLPLAVALELIHTASLVHDDVIDSSDTRRGEPTANAKWGNQVAILSGDYIFARAFSLIAAAGYSNRVSVRLAELVCNLSVGEIIQDNAVYQASRGYEDYFCRIQKKTADFLEICCDLGAEVGGLTPEEGAKLAEYGHCIGMAFQITDDLLDILQTEETMGKPAGNDIRQGIVTLPVIRALEVSPEAEVLRQIVTDPEMGTADVERALEIVKATDGIDKAKEKADEYLERAKAVLPDTLPKEVKEAYIMVADFIGDRDY; encoded by the coding sequence TTGCCAAACGCTATGTTTGATGTGATAAAAAAGGATTTGGAGGTACTGGAAGAGGAGCTTTTGCAGGCTGTTTCTTCTGAGGAGGAACTGGTCAATGAGGTGGGCACCCATCTGGTGACTTCCGGGGGCAAGCGGCTGCGGCCTGCTTTGTGCCTGCTGTCTGCCCGGGGGGGGAAGGAATTTGACCTCAAGCGCACTTTGCCCCTGGCGGTGGCTTTGGAGCTTATCCATACGGCTTCCCTGGTGCATGATGATGTGATAGATTCTTCCGATACCCGCAGAGGAGAGCCTACTGCCAATGCCAAGTGGGGCAATCAGGTGGCAATTTTGTCCGGTGACTATATTTTCGCCCGGGCTTTCAGCCTCATCGCTGCTGCCGGCTACAGCAACAGGGTATCTGTGCGTCTGGCAGAGCTGGTCTGCAATCTCAGTGTAGGTGAGATCATTCAGGACAATGCAGTGTACCAGGCCTCCCGGGGCTATGAGGATTACTTCTGCCGCATCCAGAAAAAGACAGCTGACTTCCTGGAAATCTGCTGTGATTTGGGCGCAGAAGTGGGCGGCCTTACCCCCGAGGAAGGGGCAAAGCTGGCTGAATATGGCCACTGCATAGGCATGGCTTTCCAGATCACCGACGATTTGCTGGATATTCTTCAGACTGAAGAAACCATGGGCAAGCCTGCGGGCAATGATATCCGCCAGGGCATTGTGACCCTGCCGGTGATCCGTGCCCTGGAAGTCAGCCCCGAGGCTGAAGTCCTGCGGCAGATTGTCACTGACCCGGAAATGGGTACCGCAGATGTGGAAAGGGCGCTGGAAATCGTCAAGGCCACTGATGGCATCGACAAGGCCAAGGAAAAGGCTGACGAATATCTGGAGCGGGCTAAGGCAGTGCTGCCGGACACCCTGCCCAAAGAAGTGAAGGAAGCATATATCATGGTGGCAGATTTTATCGGTGACCGTGATTACTGA
- the floA gene encoding flotillin-like protein FloA (flotillin-like protein involved in membrane lipid rafts), protein MEAIFGSGILFLVVLIFAGIFLHFVPIGLWISAMAADVRVSIITLVGMGMRRVTPSKIILPLIKANKAGLDVNVNQLEAHYLAGGNVDKVVDALIAAHRAQIPLPFERSAAIDLAGRNVLEAVQMSVNPKVIETPVVSAVAKNGIELKIKARVTVRANIDRLVGGAGEPTIIARVGEGIVTTVGSSESHNDVLANPDDISKTVLGKGLDAGTAFEILSIDIADVDVGRNIGAELQTDQAEADKRIAQAKAEERRAMAVAKEQEMKAYTQEMEAKVVEAQAEVPHAMADALRQGRLGVMDYYNLNNVQADTEMRKAISTAGEAGQLTAPKAPRAPQGEA, encoded by the coding sequence ATGGAAGCAATTTTTGGTTCTGGCATTTTGTTTCTGGTTGTACTGATTTTTGCGGGCATCTTCCTGCACTTCGTACCCATAGGGCTGTGGATTTCTGCTATGGCGGCTGATGTGCGGGTTAGTATCATCACGCTGGTGGGCATGGGCATGCGCCGGGTTACGCCCTCCAAGATTATCCTGCCCCTTATCAAAGCCAACAAGGCAGGTCTTGATGTGAATGTCAACCAGCTGGAGGCCCATTATCTGGCTGGCGGCAACGTGGATAAGGTGGTGGATGCCCTGATTGCTGCCCACCGCGCTCAGATTCCCCTGCCCTTCGAGCGCTCCGCTGCCATCGACTTGGCAGGCCGCAATGTGCTTGAAGCTGTGCAGATGAGCGTCAACCCCAAGGTCATTGAGACCCCGGTGGTTTCTGCCGTGGCCAAGAACGGCATCGAGTTGAAGATCAAGGCCCGTGTTACTGTCCGGGCCAATATTGACCGGCTGGTGGGTGGTGCTGGCGAGCCTACCATCATCGCACGCGTAGGCGAGGGCATTGTCACTACGGTCGGTTCCTCTGAGAGCCACAATGACGTGCTGGCCAACCCCGATGATATTTCCAAGACCGTGCTGGGCAAGGGGCTGGATGCAGGTACTGCCTTTGAGATTCTCTCCATTGACATTGCGGATGTGGATGTTGGGCGCAATATCGGCGCTGAGCTGCAGACTGACCAGGCTGAGGCCGACAAGCGCATTGCCCAGGCCAAGGCTGAGGAGCGCCGCGCCATGGCTGTAGCCAAGGAGCAGGAAATGAAGGCTTATACCCAGGAGATGGAGGCCAAGGTGGTGGAAGCTCAGGCAGAGGTGCCTCATGCCATGGCAGATGCCCTGCGTCAGGGCCGTCTGGGTGTGATGGATTACTATAACCTCAACAATGTGCAGGCCGATACGGAGATGCGCAAGGCCATCAGTACTGCAGGGGAAGCCGGCCAGCTGACTGCGCCCAAGGCTCCCCGGGCACCTCAGGGAGAGGCGTAA
- a CDS encoding NfeD family protein has translation MSQRPKDPQRSQEDYWDSLWDKMILKDQLTTNQGYVSATPQEGLVGKTGKTTTDLRPAGTAWIEGRPVDVVAEGVFLKKGEMVRVIAVEGMRVVVRRIDEN, from the coding sequence ATGAGCCAGCGTCCCAAGGACCCGCAGCGGTCCCAGGAGGATTACTGGGACTCCCTGTGGGATAAGATGATACTGAAAGATCAGCTCACCACGAATCAGGGCTATGTGAGTGCCACGCCCCAGGAAGGTCTGGTGGGCAAGACCGGCAAGACTACCACGGATCTCAGACCTGCGGGCACTGCTTGGATAGAGGGGCGGCCTGTGGATGTGGTGGCCGAAGGGGTTTTCCTGAAAAAGGGGGAGATGGTCAGGGTAATCGCCGTGGAAGGCATGAGAGTTGTGGTTCGCAGGATTGATGAGAACTGA
- the rpsU gene encoding 30S ribosomal protein S21, with protein sequence MANEIKVGKNESIDSALRRFKRMSQKAGTLAEVRKREHYEKPSVRRKKKSEAARKRKFR encoded by the coding sequence ATGGCAAACGAAATCAAAGTTGGTAAAAACGAATCAATCGATAGTGCTCTCCGCCGCTTCAAGCGTATGTCCCAGAAGGCTGGTACTCTGGCTGAAGTAAGGAAACGTGAACATTACGAGAAACCGAGCGTTCGCCGCAAGAAGAAGTCTGAGGCAGCTCGTAAGCGCAAGTTCAGATAA
- a CDS encoding histidine triad nucleotide-binding protein: protein MSDCIFCKIAAKEIPSTVVYEDEQVVAFKDLEPQAPVHVLVIPKKHVESVAALKAEDKELAAHILVDVIPQLAQELGVAEKGFRVVANTGDEGGQTVKHLHFHLLGGRSMQWPPG, encoded by the coding sequence ATGTCAGATTGTATTTTTTGCAAAATAGCTGCCAAGGAGATTCCCTCCACCGTGGTCTATGAAGATGAGCAGGTAGTGGCTTTCAAGGATTTGGAGCCTCAGGCGCCGGTGCATGTGCTGGTGATTCCCAAGAAGCATGTGGAAAGCGTGGCGGCGCTCAAGGCAGAGGACAAGGAGCTGGCAGCTCATATCCTGGTGGATGTGATCCCGCAGCTGGCCCAGGAACTGGGGGTAGCTGAGAAGGGCTTCCGGGTGGTGGCCAATACGGGTGACGAAGGCGGGCAGACCGTGAAGCACCTGCATTTCCATTTGCTGGGAGGACGCTCCATGCAGTGGCCGCCGGGCTGA
- a CDS encoding penicillin-binding transpeptidase domain-containing protein, with amino-acid sequence MKMDRHKAQRNIGLLGLAMLGVLALVVFRYAWLQLVQGSELSERMKAQVGQSYLAQSTRGAILDRSGRELAVSTMTKSLYVDPNHVKEPEVLASELAPLIGLSEQQILDDIAEGGGFQWVKHHLAQDEYEAVRHLMKEKEYTDCLNFVDEAKRYYPNDVLAANVLGFVGTEDKGLDGVEQALDGLLKGEVEEEYLQTDRSSRPILSSIFSRQKRYKGDYCKTVTLTIDSSIQFMVEQELDRAMAENGPQAITCIVMDPKNGEVLAMAGRPSYNPNKFWDYSPESWKNRAVSFIYEPGSTFKAMVAGAALQENVVSPNQVFVDPGYVMVSGRRIQNWSGESFGTVTFTDVVKQSLNTGFAQVGLSLGAEKLTEYAKRFGFGEQTGIDLPGEEYGILFNPDDMRDSDIATMSIGQSIAVTPLQLVTAMSAVANDGVLLKPHIVKEIRNADGSVYLENQRTEVRRVIESSTDKTLMGLLEQVVATGGGHKAAVKGYRIAGKTGTAQKIREDGAGYMDGRYIASFCGFAPVEDPQVTVLVIIDDPTLGSYYGGQIAAPVAGRIFAQLMRYLHIEPTSETLLEVETVPHAQERPKPKKVFQGEVPNGKVVVPDFIGLSLREAARKAAESGLTFEGEGSGVAAYQSIEPNTLVDAGTAITVHFQP; translated from the coding sequence ATGAAGATGGATAGGCATAAGGCCCAAAGGAATATTGGTTTGTTGGGCCTTGCCATGCTGGGGGTACTGGCCCTGGTAGTTTTCCGCTATGCCTGGCTCCAATTGGTGCAGGGCAGTGAACTTTCCGAACGCATGAAGGCCCAGGTGGGGCAGAGCTATCTGGCCCAGTCCACCCGGGGGGCTATCCTGGACAGGAGCGGCAGGGAACTGGCTGTGAGCACCATGACCAAGTCCCTCTATGTGGACCCCAATCATGTGAAGGAACCGGAGGTGCTGGCCAGCGAGCTGGCACCCCTGATTGGCCTCTCTGAGCAGCAGATCCTGGATGATATTGCTGAGGGGGGCGGCTTCCAGTGGGTGAAGCATCACCTGGCGCAGGATGAGTACGAGGCTGTGCGCCACCTTATGAAGGAAAAAGAGTATACGGACTGCCTGAACTTCGTTGATGAAGCAAAACGATATTATCCCAATGATGTGCTGGCAGCCAATGTGCTGGGTTTTGTTGGTACTGAAGACAAGGGCCTGGACGGGGTGGAACAGGCCTTGGACGGACTGCTCAAAGGAGAAGTGGAGGAGGAATACCTTCAGACAGACCGCAGCTCACGTCCCATACTTAGTTCTATCTTCAGCCGTCAGAAGCGCTACAAGGGGGACTATTGCAAGACTGTTACCCTGACTATTGACAGCTCCATTCAGTTCATGGTGGAGCAGGAGCTGGACAGGGCTATGGCAGAAAATGGCCCTCAGGCCATCACCTGCATAGTCATGGACCCCAAGAATGGGGAAGTGCTGGCTATGGCGGGACGCCCTTCTTACAATCCCAACAAGTTCTGGGATTATTCGCCGGAGAGCTGGAAGAACCGGGCTGTGTCCTTCATCTATGAGCCGGGCTCTACCTTCAAAGCCATGGTGGCCGGGGCGGCCCTGCAGGAAAATGTAGTGAGCCCCAACCAGGTCTTCGTGGACCCGGGCTATGTCATGGTGTCCGGACGCCGCATTCAGAACTGGAGCGGTGAGAGTTTCGGCACCGTCACCTTCACCGATGTGGTGAAGCAGTCCCTGAATACAGGCTTTGCCCAGGTGGGACTGTCTTTGGGGGCGGAAAAGCTCACGGAATATGCCAAGCGCTTTGGCTTTGGCGAGCAGACAGGCATTGACCTGCCCGGCGAGGAGTACGGCATACTCTTCAATCCAGATGACATGAGGGATTCTGATATCGCCACCATGTCCATCGGCCAGAGTATTGCTGTGACTCCCCTGCAGCTGGTGACAGCCATGTCGGCGGTGGCCAATGACGGGGTGCTCTTGAAGCCCCATATCGTCAAGGAGATTCGCAATGCCGATGGCTCCGTGTATCTGGAGAATCAGCGCACGGAGGTGCGGCGGGTCATTGAGTCCTCCACGGACAAGACTCTCATGGGCCTCCTGGAGCAGGTGGTTGCCACCGGCGGCGGTCACAAGGCGGCAGTGAAGGGCTACCGCATTGCGGGCAAGACCGGTACTGCCCAGAAGATCCGGGAGGACGGGGCCGGCTATATGGATGGGCGTTATATCGCTTCTTTTTGCGGCTTTGCCCCTGTGGAAGACCCCCAGGTGACTGTGCTGGTAATCATAGACGACCCCACTTTGGGCAGTTACTATGGCGGCCAGATTGCAGCTCCTGTGGCGGGCAGGATTTTTGCCCAGCTCATGCGTTACCTGCACATCGAACCTACCAGCGAAACTCTGCTGGAGGTGGAGACTGTTCCCCATGCTCAGGAGCGGCCCAAGCCGAAGAAGGTCTTCCAGGGTGAGGTGCCCAACGGCAAGGTGGTCGTGCCTGACTTCATAGGGCTGAGTCTCCGTGAGGCTGCCCGCAAGGCGGCAGAAAGCGGCCTCACTTTTGAGGGAGAAGGTTCTGGTGTGGCTGCATATCAGAGCATAGAGCCCAATACGCTGGTGGATGCAGGTACGGCGATTACCGTACACTTCCAGCCCTAA
- a CDS encoding toxic anion resistance protein has protein sequence MAEINLDDLLKAKKAQEGAASAETGKEMVTVEQVTAAVETISPEERAQIVKIKDELDLTDSTAVLSYGAPAQKRIAEFSNNVLSQVRTKDSGQVGELLQGLVAQVKGYNPEGGSSSGSFLKKIPIVGSLVEKAEDVKEGYTKLSVQVDRIQGGLEQAKLKMMKDIALFDNLYEQNLEYFKNLQLYIQAGEEKLKEMQEVTLPKLRAQAQASGDPMAVQVVADFEGSVQRFEKKVHDLKVSKTIAIQTAPQIRLIQNNDKALVDRVQTAIYNTIPLWKNQMVIALGLKAQQDTLRLQQAVTNTTNELLKRNAELLKQNTVEVAKENERSIVDVETVREVNDKLISTIEETLRIQQEGRQKRAAAEQELVQIEGRLRDTLLKHSGRTE, from the coding sequence ATGGCAGAGATAAATCTTGATGATTTGCTGAAGGCAAAAAAGGCCCAGGAAGGGGCGGCATCTGCCGAAACGGGCAAGGAAATGGTGACGGTGGAGCAGGTGACTGCGGCAGTGGAGACCATCAGCCCAGAGGAGCGGGCACAGATTGTGAAGATCAAGGACGAGCTGGACCTGACGGATTCCACGGCGGTGCTTTCCTATGGTGCGCCTGCCCAGAAGCGCATTGCAGAGTTTTCCAACAACGTGCTATCCCAGGTGCGTACCAAGGACAGCGGCCAGGTAGGAGAGCTCCTGCAGGGACTGGTGGCCCAGGTGAAGGGCTACAATCCTGAAGGCGGCTCATCATCTGGCAGTTTCCTGAAGAAGATTCCCATTGTGGGCAGCCTGGTGGAAAAGGCTGAGGATGTGAAGGAAGGCTACACCAAGCTCTCCGTGCAGGTGGACCGCATTCAGGGGGGCCTGGAACAGGCCAAGCTGAAGATGATGAAGGACATCGCTCTTTTCGACAACCTCTATGAGCAGAATTTGGAGTATTTCAAGAACCTCCAGCTTTATATCCAGGCTGGTGAGGAAAAGCTCAAGGAGATGCAGGAAGTGACCCTGCCCAAGCTCCGGGCCCAGGCCCAGGCCAGCGGCGACCCCATGGCAGTGCAGGTGGTGGCAGATTTCGAGGGCAGCGTCCAGCGCTTTGAAAAGAAGGTCCATGACCTGAAGGTCAGCAAGACCATTGCCATTCAGACCGCACCCCAGATCCGCCTGATCCAGAACAATGACAAGGCTCTGGTGGACAGGGTGCAGACGGCTATCTACAACACCATTCCCCTGTGGAAGAACCAGATGGTCATTGCCCTGGGGCTCAAGGCCCAGCAGGATACCCTGCGGCTGCAGCAGGCGGTTACCAATACTACCAACGAACTTCTGAAGCGCAATGCAGAACTTCTGAAGCAGAATACGGTGGAAGTAGCCAAGGAAAATGAACGCAGCATCGTGGATGTTGAAACCGTGCGCGAGGTGAACGACAAGCTCATCTCCACCATCGAGGAAACCCTGCGCATTCAGCAGGAGGGACGTCAGAAGCGTGCCGCTGCCGAGCAGGAGCTGGTGCAGATTGAGGGCAGGCTGAGAGATACGCTTTTGAAGCACAGCGGACGCACGGAGTGA